A genomic window from Treponema maltophilum ATCC 51939 includes:
- a CDS encoding extracellular solute-binding protein: MKKHVPFFASAIAIACTFASLFFSSCTAKRGGKTLYLFGWTYYIPDAVVKQFEEEFDANVWIDSYASNEEMFAKLLAGAASYDIVFPSQDYASIMIKLGMLKKIDLTKVPNAQNISPAVLEKAVYDPAMEYCVPYYMGAAGVAVNKTKVERYEKSWNIFARTDLKDRMCMMDDMREVIGDALAFDGKSVNSLNDADLAQAERLIIDKWKPNLVKFDAEGFGKSFASNDFWVVQGYAEAVFGEVPEDKWHTVDFFIPEEGGPMYIDSMCVLKGAHNYDLALEFINFIHRPEIYAQFLDSFHFPASVNPKAAQFTTTTPFYSADELTNCQIKEDLAEGLAKYNAVWQRIRFIE, from the coding sequence ATGAAAAAGCACGTCCCGTTTTTTGCAAGCGCGATTGCAATCGCCTGCACCTTTGCATCGCTCTTTTTTTCATCGTGCACCGCAAAGCGCGGCGGCAAAACGCTCTACCTTTTCGGCTGGACGTATTACATTCCCGATGCCGTCGTCAAACAATTTGAAGAAGAATTCGACGCGAACGTATGGATAGACAGCTACGCTTCCAACGAAGAAATGTTTGCAAAATTGCTCGCGGGCGCCGCATCCTATGATATCGTCTTTCCCTCGCAGGATTACGCATCGATTATGATAAAGCTCGGCATGCTCAAAAAAATCGATTTGACAAAGGTCCCGAACGCACAAAACATAAGTCCCGCGGTTTTGGAAAAAGCAGTCTACGATCCTGCGATGGAGTACTGCGTGCCCTATTACATGGGAGCGGCAGGCGTCGCGGTGAACAAAACAAAAGTCGAGCGCTACGAAAAAAGCTGGAACATCTTTGCCCGCACGGATTTAAAAGACCGCATGTGCATGATGGACGACATGAGAGAAGTTATCGGAGATGCGCTCGCCTTTGACGGAAAATCGGTCAACAGCTTAAACGACGCCGACCTCGCGCAGGCGGAACGCCTCATCATCGACAAATGGAAGCCGAACCTCGTCAAATTCGACGCGGAAGGCTTCGGAAAATCCTTTGCTTCAAACGACTTTTGGGTTGTACAAGGTTATGCCGAAGCCGTTTTCGGCGAAGTGCCGGAAGACAAGTGGCACACCGTCGACTTTTTTATTCCCGAAGAGGGCGGGCCCATGTACATAGATTCCATGTGCGTGTTAAAAGGCGCGCACAATTACGATTTGGCTTTGGAATTTATAAACTTTATTCACCGCCCCGAAATCTACGCGCAGTTTTTGGACTCCTTCCATTTTCCCGCCTCCGTAAACCCGAAGGCCGCGCAATTTACGACCACGACACCCTTTTACTCCGCCGATGAACTTACAAACTGCCAAATAAAAGAAGACTTGGCCGAAGGCTTGGCAAAATACAACGCCGTGTGGCAGCGCATCCGCTTTATAGAATAA
- a CDS encoding ABC transporter permease: MIVNPFRALVSRLNKSRPRSEPARHARRAFQKRSRFSFSLTVLVLTLVFLFLPLFVIVVYSFNANKGSDFTGVSLVWYKALLFDSKNLWRSLFNSLLIAFSSAAVSTVLGTLAALGISWYKFKGKTYIQTISFLPMVLPEVIIGVSTVIFFSGIKLPLGLFSIFAAHTTFCLPFVFLMILARIDEFDFSIVEAAYDLGANERQAMFKVIVPAILPGISSGFLMAVTMSLEDFVITFFVSGPGSTTLPLYVYSMIRFGVSPVINALSFVMILGTVLIAFLMRKFLKNFAAAK, from the coding sequence CGGAACCGGCGCGGCATGCACGGCGTGCGTTCCAAAAACGGAGCCGTTTTTCGTTTTCGCTTACCGTACTCGTGCTTACGCTCGTATTTTTGTTTTTACCGCTTTTTGTCATCGTCGTCTATTCATTCAATGCAAACAAAGGAAGCGATTTTACCGGCGTCTCTTTAGTGTGGTACAAAGCGCTGCTGTTCGATTCGAAAAACCTGTGGCGCTCGCTTTTCAACAGCCTGCTCATCGCCTTTTCGTCGGCAGCCGTTTCGACCGTGTTGGGCACACTTGCCGCCCTCGGTATCAGCTGGTACAAATTCAAAGGGAAAACATATATTCAAACCATCAGCTTTTTGCCTATGGTTTTGCCGGAAGTTATCATCGGCGTATCGACCGTGATTTTCTTTTCGGGCATAAAGCTGCCGCTCGGTTTATTTTCGATTTTTGCCGCGCACACAACCTTTTGCCTTCCCTTCGTTTTTTTGATGATTCTTGCGCGCATAGACGAGTTCGACTTTTCGATTGTGGAAGCGGCGTACGATTTGGGCGCAAACGAGCGGCAGGCGATGTTTAAAGTTATCGTTCCGGCCATCTTACCCGGAATTTCGTCGGGATTTTTAATGGCGGTAACCATGTCGCTGGAAGACTTCGTCATCACCTTTTTCGTGTCGGGACCGGGTTCCACCACGCTGCCGCTGTACGTTTATTCGATGATCCGCTTCGGCGTGTCTCCGGTTATCAATGCGCTTTCTTTCGTTATGATTTTGGGAACCGTACTGATTGCGTTTTTGATGCGGAAGTTTTTAAAGAATTTTGCGGCGGCAAAATAA